From one Bradyrhizobium sp. Ash2021 genomic stretch:
- a CDS encoding sodium-translocating pyrophosphatase gives MTALWVIVLCGALSIVYAIWATASVMKADAGNPRMQEIAAAVREGAQAYLKRQYMTIGMVGIVIFALLAYFLGMLVAAGFLIGAVLSGAAGFIGMNVSVRANVRTAQAATTSLAGGLELAFKAGAITGMLVAGLALLGVTLYFAYLTHFLGLAANSRTVVDALVALGFGASLISIFARLGGGIFTKGADVGGDLVGKVEAGIPEDDPRNPATIADNVGDNVGDCAGMAADLFETYAVTAVATMVLAAIFFATSPLLVNMMTLPLAIGGICIITSIIGTFFVKLGASQSIMGALYKGLIATGILSLGGVAGVIYWLIGFGPLAGVKFTGMALFECGVVGLVVTGLIIWITEYYTGTDFRPVKSIAASSVTGHGTNVIQGLAIAMESTAMPAMVIIAGILVTYSLAGLFGIAVATTTMLALAGMIVALDAFGPVTDNAGGIAEMAGLPKEVRKSTDALDAVGNTTKAVTKGYAIGSAGLGALVLFAAYNEDLKFFIANTAKFPYFQGVLPDFSLNNPYVVVGLLFGGLLPYLFGAMGMTAVGRAAGAIVEEVRRQFREKPGIMQGTDKPDYGKAVDLLTKAAIKEMIIPSLLPVLSPIFVYFVIFAIAGGGAAGKSAAFSSVGAMLLGVIVNGLFVAISMTSGGGAWDNAKKYIEDGHYGGKGSDAHKAAVTGDTVGDPYKDTAGPAVNPMIKITNIVALLLLAILAH, from the coding sequence ATGACAGCATTATGGGTGATTGTGCTCTGCGGAGCGCTTTCGATCGTTTACGCCATCTGGGCGACCGCATCGGTGATGAAGGCAGACGCCGGCAATCCGCGGATGCAGGAAATCGCCGCCGCCGTGCGCGAAGGTGCGCAGGCCTATCTGAAGCGCCAGTACATGACGATCGGTATGGTCGGCATCGTGATCTTCGCGCTGCTGGCTTACTTCCTCGGCATGCTGGTCGCCGCGGGCTTCCTGATCGGCGCGGTGCTGTCGGGCGCCGCCGGCTTCATCGGCATGAACGTCTCGGTTCGGGCCAATGTGCGCACCGCGCAGGCGGCGACGACGTCGCTGGCGGGCGGACTTGAACTCGCCTTCAAGGCTGGTGCGATCACCGGCATGCTGGTCGCGGGTCTCGCGCTGCTCGGCGTCACCCTCTATTTCGCCTATCTCACCCACTTCCTGGGGCTTGCCGCCAACAGCCGCACCGTGGTCGATGCGCTGGTCGCGCTCGGCTTCGGCGCTTCGCTGATCTCGATCTTCGCGCGTCTCGGCGGCGGCATCTTCACCAAGGGCGCTGACGTCGGCGGCGATCTCGTCGGCAAGGTCGAGGCCGGCATTCCCGAAGACGATCCGCGCAACCCCGCCACCATCGCCGACAACGTCGGCGACAATGTCGGCGATTGCGCCGGCATGGCGGCTGACCTGTTCGAAACCTATGCGGTGACCGCGGTCGCCACCATGGTGCTGGCCGCGATCTTCTTTGCGACCTCGCCGCTGCTGGTCAACATGATGACGCTGCCGCTCGCGATCGGCGGCATCTGCATCATCACCTCGATCATCGGCACCTTCTTCGTCAAGCTCGGCGCCAGCCAGTCGATCATGGGTGCGCTCTATAAGGGCCTGATCGCGACCGGCATCCTGTCGCTCGGCGGCGTCGCCGGCGTCATCTACTGGCTGATCGGCTTCGGTCCGCTGGCGGGCGTGAAGTTCACCGGCATGGCGCTGTTCGAATGCGGTGTCGTCGGTCTCGTCGTCACTGGCCTGATCATCTGGATCACCGAATACTACACCGGTACCGACTTTCGCCCGGTGAAGTCGATCGCAGCCTCGTCGGTCACCGGTCACGGCACCAACGTGATCCAGGGTCTGGCGATCGCAATGGAATCGACCGCGATGCCCGCGATGGTCATCATCGCCGGCATCCTCGTCACCTACAGCCTTGCCGGCCTGTTCGGCATCGCGGTTGCGACCACGACAATGCTGGCGCTGGCCGGCATGATCGTGGCTCTCGACGCCTTCGGCCCGGTCACCGACAATGCCGGCGGTATCGCCGAAATGGCCGGTCTGCCGAAGGAAGTGCGCAAGTCGACCGACGCGCTCGACGCCGTCGGCAACACCACCAAGGCGGTCACCAAGGGCTACGCCATCGGTTCGGCCGGCCTTGGCGCGCTGGTGCTGTTCGCGGCCTACAATGAAGATCTCAAATTCTTCATCGCCAACACTGCCAAGTTCCCGTACTTCCAGGGCGTGCTGCCCGACTTCTCGCTCAACAACCCTTACGTCGTCGTGGGTCTGTTGTTCGGCGGCCTGCTGCCGTATCTGTTCGGCGCGATGGGCATGACGGCCGTGGGCCGGGCGGCCGGCGCGATCGTCGAGGAAGTGCGGCGCCAGTTCCGCGAAAAACCCGGCATCATGCAGGGCACCGACAAGCCGGATTACGGCAAGGCGGTCGACCTTTTGACCAAGGCCGCGATCAAGGAAATGATCATTCCGTCGCTGCTGCCGGTGCTGTCGCCGATCTTCGTCTACTTCGTGATCTTCGCGATCGCAGGCGGCGGCGCGGCCGGCAAGTCGGCGGCGTTCTCGTCCGTCGGCGCGATGCTGCTCGGCGTCATCGTCAACGGACTCTTTGTCGCGATTTCGATGACCTCGGGCGGCGGCGCCTGGGATAACGCCAAGAAGTACATCGAGGACGGCCATTACGGCGGCAAGGGTTCCGACGCGCACAAGGCGGCGGTGACCGGCGACACCGTCGGCGATCCCTACAAGGATACGGCGGGTCCCGCCGTGAACCCTATGATCAAGATCACCAACATCGTGGCGCTGCTGCTGCTGGCGATCCTCGCGCACTGA
- the plsX gene encoding phosphate acyltransferase PlsX has translation MPQKVRIALDAMGGDVGASVVIPGAATALTRRPDSEFLLFGDSALIEAQLAKYPALKAASRVVHTDVTVSMHDKPSQALRRGRKTSSMWLAIDAVKKGEADVAVSAGNTGALMAMARFCLRTLPGVDSPAIAAVWPTVRGDSVVLDLGATIGGDARHLVTLAVMGGAMASVLFNLERPTVGLLNIGVEEIKGHEEIREAAELLRAMNLPQLNYIGFVEADGIGKGLADVIVSEGFSGNIALKATEGTARQIMDLLRAEISSRWLARIGYLFARGAFRALRDKLDPKKSNGGVLLGLKGVVVKSHGGTDAEGFAYAIDVGYEMVRYDLLTKINQMLNRDGSALVSAQTAQEAVS, from the coding sequence ATGCCTCAAAAGGTTCGAATCGCGCTTGACGCCATGGGTGGCGATGTCGGCGCATCGGTCGTTATTCCCGGCGCCGCGACGGCGCTAACCCGGCGTCCAGACTCCGAATTTCTGCTCTTCGGCGACAGCGCATTGATCGAAGCGCAACTCGCCAAATACCCCGCGTTGAAGGCAGCCTCGCGCGTTGTCCATACCGACGTCACCGTCAGCATGCACGACAAGCCAAGCCAGGCGCTGCGCCGCGGCCGCAAGACCTCGTCGATGTGGCTGGCGATCGACGCGGTGAAGAAGGGCGAGGCCGACGTTGCGGTATCGGCCGGCAATACCGGCGCGCTGATGGCGATGGCGCGGTTTTGTCTGCGTACGCTGCCCGGCGTCGACAGCCCGGCGATTGCCGCGGTATGGCCGACGGTGCGCGGCGATTCGGTCGTGCTCGATCTCGGCGCCACCATCGGCGGCGATGCGCGCCATCTGGTGACGCTGGCGGTGATGGGCGGCGCGATGGCGAGCGTGCTGTTCAATCTCGAACGGCCGACGGTCGGGCTGCTCAATATCGGGGTCGAGGAGATCAAGGGCCACGAGGAAATTCGCGAGGCCGCCGAATTGTTGCGCGCGATGAATCTGCCCCAGCTCAACTATATCGGCTTTGTCGAAGCCGACGGCATCGGCAAGGGCCTTGCGGACGTGATCGTCTCGGAAGGCTTTAGCGGCAACATCGCGCTGAAGGCCACCGAGGGCACCGCGCGCCAGATCATGGACCTTCTGCGCGCGGAGATCTCGAGCCGATGGCTTGCCAGGATCGGCTATCTGTTCGCGCGGGGCGCCTTCCGGGCGCTGCGCGACAAGCTGGATCCGAAAAAGTCCAATGGCGGCGTGCTGCTCGGGCTCAAGGGCGTCGTCGTCAAAAGCCATGGCGGAACCGACGCCGAGGGCTTTGCCTATGCGATCGATGTTGGCTATGAGATGGTCCGCTACGATCTCCTCACCAAGATCAATCAGATGCTTAATCGCGACGGCAGCGCGCTGGTATCAGCGCAGACCGCGCAGGAGGCTGTCTCGTGA
- a CDS encoding zinc-ribbon domain-containing protein: protein MKFEMTRCSQCGSEMLMGATVCPSCGRAQGGSGRPGPYQSGTLLAVVLSAAVLFFFSWMKPAPQVSQIASPPAVTIPAR, encoded by the coding sequence ATGAAGTTCGAGATGACCCGGTGCAGTCAGTGCGGCAGCGAAATGCTGATGGGCGCGACCGTCTGTCCAAGCTGCGGCAGGGCGCAAGGGGGCTCCGGCAGGCCAGGTCCATATCAGTCGGGGACGTTGCTGGCGGTCGTGCTGTCCGCGGCGGTGCTGTTCTTCTTCAGCTGGATGAAGCCGGCGCCGCAGGTGAGCCAGATCGCGTCACCTCCGGCGGTGACGATTCCTGCGCGATAA
- a CDS encoding DUF177 domain-containing protein, whose product MTEKPDPWRVPIAVLKIPDTGLHRDIEADAATRHAVAEIGGLREVLSADASFDVTPQSSGRYHVTGQVRARIGQTCVVTLEPMESDIDELIDMIFAPPEQIPELSDLVDDAAESDEDIPDPPEPIENGIIDLGRVATDALYLAVDPYPRKPDAVFEPLVEAADPEDHPFAALKALKAEAKPAGANKPKGK is encoded by the coding sequence ATGACAGAAAAACCGGACCCGTGGCGCGTACCTATCGCCGTGCTGAAAATCCCGGACACGGGGCTGCATCGCGATATCGAGGCCGATGCAGCCACGCGCCACGCGGTTGCCGAAATCGGCGGCTTGCGCGAAGTTCTCTCGGCGGATGCCTCGTTCGACGTGACGCCGCAGAGCAGCGGCCGCTATCATGTGACCGGCCAGGTGCGGGCGCGGATCGGACAGACCTGCGTGGTGACGCTGGAGCCGATGGAGAGCGACATCGACGAACTGATTGACATGATTTTCGCGCCGCCTGAGCAAATTCCAGAACTCTCCGATCTCGTCGACGACGCCGCTGAGAGCGACGAAGACATTCCGGATCCGCCGGAGCCGATCGAGAACGGCATCATCGATCTCGGCAGGGTGGCGACCGACGCGCTGTATCTCGCGGTCGATCCCTATCCGCGCAAACCGGACGCCGTGTTCGAACCGTTGGTGGAAGCCGCTGATCCCGAGGATCATCCATTCGCCGCCCTGAAAGCGCTGAAGGCCGAGGCCAAGCCGGCCGGCGCGAACAAGCCCAAGGGCAAGTGA
- a CDS encoding integration host factor subunit alpha yields the protein MTGTGKTVTRVDLCEAVYQKVGLSRTESSAFVELVLKEITDCLEKGETVKLSSFGSFMVRKKGQRIGRNPKTGTEVPISPRRVMVFKPSAILKQRINGHVVSNGDGKED from the coding sequence ATGACCGGGACGGGAAAAACAGTCACACGCGTCGATCTATGCGAGGCGGTCTACCAGAAGGTGGGCCTGTCGCGAACGGAGTCGTCTGCGTTCGTCGAGCTTGTTCTGAAGGAGATTACCGACTGCCTGGAGAAGGGCGAGACGGTGAAGCTGTCATCATTCGGTTCGTTCATGGTGCGCAAGAAGGGTCAGCGTATCGGACGTAACCCGAAGACCGGCACCGAGGTGCCGATCTCTCCGCGTCGCGTGATGGTGTTCAAGCCGTCGGCCATTCTGAAGCAGCGCATCAATGGTCATGTTGTTAGTAACGGCGACGGCAAGGAAGACTGA
- a CDS encoding cold-shock protein has translation MATGTVKWFNGQKGFGFIQPSDGSKDVFVHISAVERAGLGGLAEGQKVQFELKEDKMRGKVSAENLSLA, from the coding sequence ATGGCTACTGGAACAGTGAAGTGGTTCAACGGTCAAAAGGGTTTTGGCTTCATTCAGCCGAGCGACGGCAGCAAGGATGTGTTCGTTCACATCAGCGCCGTCGAGCGCGCCGGTCTTGGCGGACTGGCTGAAGGCCAGAAGGTTCAGTTCGAACTCAAGGAAGACAAGATGCGGGGCAAGGTCAGCGCGGAAAATCTGTCGCTCGCCTAA
- a CDS encoding ubiquinol-cytochrome C chaperone family protein, with the protein MLWPFNHFRKPQTPHRGTIEAIYGMIVTRAREPLFYRALGVPDTVNGRFDLLLLHLWLVLRRLRSAAAGTTLSQALFDHFCIDMDDNLREMGVGDLTVPKRMQAFGEAFYGRTAAYDLALTGGPEALAQALCKNILNGADIEKARLLAAYAEAVVAALAGLDETALVSGAWKFPWPEANMQP; encoded by the coding sequence ATGCTTTGGCCGTTCAATCACTTCAGGAAGCCCCAAACACCCCATCGCGGCACCATTGAAGCCATCTATGGCATGATCGTGACGCGAGCGCGAGAACCGTTGTTTTATCGGGCTTTAGGGGTGCCGGACACGGTTAACGGCCGTTTTGACCTGCTTCTGCTGCATTTGTGGCTGGTGTTGCGGCGCCTGCGGTCGGCTGCGGCCGGTACTACCCTGTCGCAGGCGCTGTTCGACCATTTCTGCATTGATATGGACGATAATCTGCGCGAAATGGGGGTCGGCGACCTCACTGTGCCGAAACGGATGCAGGCATTTGGCGAGGCGTTTTACGGCCGCACCGCAGCCTATGATCTGGCGCTGACCGGGGGCCCCGAGGCGTTGGCGCAGGCGCTGTGCAAGAATATCCTGAACGGGGCGGACATCGAAAAGGCACGCCTGCTTGCGGCTTACGCCGAGGCGGTTGTCGCGGCCCTGGCCGGGCTCGACGAGACGGCATTGGTGAGCGGTGCCTGGAAGTTTCCTTGGCCAGAGGCGAACATGCAGCCATGA
- a CDS encoding outer membrane protein assembly factor BamE: MTKTSHFSSRAAASRGLTARWRGFRAVAAVALLCAALGACTGEQFQKGYILPQGALEQIPIGASQDQVLIVMGTPSTVATLNGEVFYYISQRSERKVAFMNQKVVDQRVIAVYFDKNRQVQRLANYGLQDGKIFDFISRTTPTSGQEMSYLTPLFKLLSFN; this comes from the coding sequence ATGACCAAGACGAGCCATTTTAGCTCACGCGCGGCCGCTTCGCGCGGCCTGACCGCGCGCTGGCGCGGTTTTCGCGCGGTTGCGGCGGTTGCGCTATTGTGCGCGGCGCTGGGCGCCTGCACCGGCGAGCAATTCCAGAAGGGCTATATCCTGCCGCAAGGCGCGCTCGAGCAGATTCCGATCGGCGCGAGCCAGGATCAGGTTCTGATCGTGATGGGCACGCCCTCCACCGTCGCCACCCTGAACGGCGAGGTGTTCTACTACATTTCGCAGCGCTCCGAACGCAAGGTCGCGTTCATGAACCAGAAGGTGGTCGACCAGCGGGTGATCGCAGTCTATTTCGACAAGAACCGCCAAGTGCAGCGGCTCGCCAATTACGGGCTGCAGGACGGCAAGATCTTCGACTTCATCAGCCGCACCACGCCGACCTCCGGCCAGGAGATGAGCTACCTGACGCCGCTGTTCAAGCTGCTCAGCTTCAACTAG
- a CDS encoding IS3 family transposase (programmed frameshift) produces the protein MERRQFTREFKLEAVRLIKERGVSYAQASADLGVHPTQLRNWVKQLADDPQHAFPGQGQMKPEQLEIAQLKREVAKLRAERDILKKGRGLLREGINMKFAFIAKHRGIWPAEWLCGALGVSRGGFYAWLTRPRSQRSRSDEELGAKVRASFLASDRTYGARRVWHDMLAEGGLCGLHRIERLMRLQALKARPRRRRLPPDLGERQVAAVAPNVLDRSFDASAPNRKWIADFTYVWTAEGWLYVAAVVDLFSRRVVGWSMNAAMTAQLVTDALVMAIWRRGKPDALLHHSDRGSQYTSEQFQRLMADHGVVCSMSRSGNVWDNAAMESFFSSLKTERTTRRVYRTRDDAKADVFDYIERFYNPKRRHSTIGYLSPMEFEQQAGLA, from the exons ATGGAGAGACGGCAGTTTACGCGAGAGTTCAAGCTTGAGGCTGTACGCCTGATCAAGGAGCGCGGCGTGTCGTATGCGCAGGCGTCAGCAGACCTTGGCGTTCATCCAACGCAGTTGCGCAATTGGGTGAAGCAGCTGGCGGACGATCCGCAGCATGCATTCCCCGGCCAGGGCCAGATGAAGCCGGAGCAGTTGGAGATCGCGCAGCTCAAGCGCGAGGTCGCCAAGCTGAGAGCCGAACGGGACATCCTAAAAAAAG GCCGCGGCCTACTTCGCGAAGGAATCAACATGAAGTTCGCCTTCATCGCGAAGCACCGGGGGATCTGGCCGGCGGAATGGTTGTGCGGGGCGCTCGGTGTCTCGCGGGGTGGGTTCTATGCCTGGCTGACACGGCCGCGCAGCCAACGCAGCCGGAGCGATGAGGAGTTGGGCGCGAAGGTTCGCGCCAGTTTCCTCGCCAGCGATCGAACCTATGGCGCGAGGCGAGTGTGGCACGACATGTTGGCGGAAGGCGGGTTGTGTGGACTGCATCGGATCGAGCGTTTGATGCGGCTACAGGCTCTCAAAGCCCGTCCACGACGGCGGCGACTGCCGCCCGATCTGGGTGAGCGGCAGGTCGCCGCCGTCGCTCCCAACGTGCTCGACCGCAGCTTCGATGCGTCCGCTCCCAACCGCAAATGGATCGCTGACTTCACGTACGTGTGGACAGCGGAGGGTTGGCTCTATGTTGCCGCTGTCGTCGATCTCTTCTCCCGCCGTGTGGTTGGTTGGTCGATGAACGCAGCGATGACGGCCCAGCTCGTCACTGACGCCCTGGTGATGGCGATCTGGCGACGGGGCAAACCGGACGCGCTCTTGCATCATTCCGATCGCGGCAGCCAATACACCAGCGAACAGTTCCAGCGGCTGATGGCCGATCACGGCGTCGTCTGCTCGATGAGCCGGTCAGGCAACGTCTGGGATAACGCGGCGATGGAGAGCTTCTTCTCGTCATTGAAGACCGAGCGGACTACGCGCAGAGTGTACCGAACGAGGGATGACGCCAAGGCTGACGTCTTCGATTATATTGAGCGCTTCTACAATCCGAAACGCCGGCACTCGACGATCGGATATTTGAGCCCTATGGAGTTCGAGCAGCAGGCTGGATTAGCTTAA
- a CDS encoding beta-ketoacyl-ACP synthase III: MTAIRSVVLGCGSYLPQRVLTNAELAAKVDTSDEWIVQRTGIRQRHIAAEGEFTSHLAINAARAALAHAGIDAQSIDLIVLATSTPDQTFPATAVAVQNGLGINHGAAFDLQAVCSGFVFGLATADNFLRTGAFKRALVIGAETFSRILDWNDRGTCVLFGDGAGAVVLEAQVQPGTPSDRGVLTTHLRSDGRHKGKLYVDGGPSSTQTVGHLRMEGREVFKHAVGMITDVIVDAFNATGATADSIDWFVPHQANKRIIDASAHKLHIAPQKVVLTVDLHGNTSAASIPLALAVAVNDGRVKKGDLVLFEAMGGGFTWGSALLRW; encoded by the coding sequence GTGACTGCGATACGTTCGGTCGTGCTCGGCTGCGGCTCCTATCTGCCGCAGCGGGTCCTGACCAATGCCGAACTGGCGGCCAAGGTCGACACCTCGGACGAGTGGATCGTCCAGCGCACCGGCATCCGGCAGCGCCACATCGCCGCCGAAGGCGAGTTCACCTCGCATCTGGCGATCAATGCCGCGCGCGCGGCCTTGGCCCATGCCGGGATCGATGCGCAGTCGATTGACCTGATCGTGCTGGCGACCTCGACCCCGGACCAGACTTTTCCGGCGACCGCGGTCGCGGTGCAGAACGGGCTCGGCATCAATCATGGCGCGGCCTTCGACCTGCAGGCGGTCTGTTCCGGCTTCGTGTTTGGGCTCGCCACCGCCGATAACTTCCTGCGCACCGGCGCCTTCAAGCGCGCGCTGGTGATCGGCGCCGAAACCTTTTCGCGCATCCTGGACTGGAACGACCGCGGCACCTGCGTGCTGTTCGGCGATGGCGCCGGCGCCGTCGTGCTGGAGGCGCAGGTCCAGCCGGGAACACCGTCCGATCGCGGCGTGCTGACGACGCATCTGCGTTCCGATGGCCGGCACAAGGGCAAGCTCTATGTCGATGGCGGTCCGTCCTCGACCCAGACCGTCGGCCATCTCCGGATGGAAGGCCGCGAAGTGTTCAAGCACGCGGTCGGCATGATCACCGACGTGATCGTCGATGCCTTCAACGCCACCGGCGCCACCGCCGACAGCATCGACTGGTTCGTGCCGCACCAGGCCAACAAGCGAATCATCGATGCTTCAGCGCACAAGCTTCATATTGCGCCGCAGAAAGTGGTGCTGACAGTCGACCTCCACGGCAACACCTCGGCGGCCTCGATTCCGCTGGCGTTGGCGGTCGCCGTCAACGACGGACGCGTCAAGAAGGGCGATCTCGTGCTGTTTGAAGCGATGGGCGGCGGCTTCACCTGGGGTTCCGCGCTGCTGCGCTGGTAG
- a CDS encoding MerR family transcriptional regulator: MDKAPDAFRTISEVADDLDIPQHVLRFWETRFAQIKPMKRSGGRRYYRPDDVDLLKGIRRLLYGEGYTIRGVQRILKEHGIKSVQGIADQSSAVSFGAVEEAIGLSLNEPDEGEALGVDTDDEDIEGADREGIDYRFADTGDEEILAPFGKARAAAAPAPARPAISAQDRERLEHVLQDLIACRQLIDSALKDG, encoded by the coding sequence TTGGACAAGGCGCCGGATGCGTTCCGTACCATCAGCGAGGTCGCGGACGATCTCGACATCCCCCAGCACGTGCTGCGGTTTTGGGAGACGCGGTTCGCCCAGATCAAGCCGATGAAGCGCAGCGGCGGGCGGCGCTATTACCGCCCCGACGACGTCGACCTGCTCAAGGGCATCCGCCGCCTGCTGTACGGCGAGGGCTATACCATCCGCGGCGTGCAGCGGATCCTCAAAGAGCACGGCATCAAATCGGTGCAGGGCATCGCCGACCAGAGCTCGGCGGTCTCGTTCGGCGCGGTCGAGGAGGCAATCGGGCTCAGCCTGAACGAGCCCGATGAAGGCGAGGCCCTGGGCGTAGATACCGATGACGAGGATATCGAGGGCGCCGACAGGGAGGGCATCGACTACCGCTTCGCCGATACCGGCGACGAGGAGATTTTGGCGCCGTTCGGCAAGGCCCGCGCGGCTGCGGCTCCCGCACCGGCCCGTCCGGCGATATCAGCGCAGGACCGCGAGCGCCTCGAACACGTGCTGCAGGATCTGATCGCCTGCCGGCAATTGATCGATTCCGCGTTGAAGGACGGCTGA